Proteins encoded in a region of the Zea mays cultivar B73 chromosome 4, Zm-B73-REFERENCE-NAM-5.0, whole genome shotgun sequence genome:
- the LOC100278247 gene encoding uncharacterized protein LOC100278247 has product MGAVSCRRRTSRRRCHAAALLAAAIFAAALVVAAGRRPIRLPAAALARRRVDSSTAIAAAADEVLPAARRRWLLAGPGSSPPTCRARCGRCAPCRATRVAIQPGVGPQWEYYPEVWRCKCGNKLFMP; this is encoded by the exons ATGGGCGCCGTGAGCTGCCGGAGGCGGACGAGCCGGCGCCGCTGCCACGCCGCCGCCCTCCTCGCCGCCGCAATCTTCGCCGCGGCCTTGG TTGTGGCGGCAGGGCGGCGGCCCATCCGTCTGCCAGCAGCGGCGCTGGCGAGGAGGCGAGTAGACTCGTCGACGGCAattgccgccgccgccgacgaagtCCTCCCAGCCGCCCGGCGGCGGTGGCTGCTGGCGGGGCCGGGGTCGTCGCCGCCGACGTGCCGCGCGAGGTGCGGGCGGTGCGCGCCGTGCCGCGCCACCCGCGTGGCCATCCAGCCCGGCGTCGGCCCCCAGTGGGAGTACTACCCGGAGGTGTGGCGCTGCAAGTGCGGCAACAAGCTCTTCATGCCATGA